The following proteins are encoded in a genomic region of Candidatus Methylospira mobilis:
- a CDS encoding Spy/CpxP family protein refolding chaperone yields the protein MRNSLMIAALLLPCMALAEPPFYEGSAYGDFRHHHRHAGKGADHFPRLLSGINLSAQQQEDVKNLLNNSRAKFDPELEEIKKVEEELHRLSFSNDFSDKKIQTLLDKSASLHKELSIFKATVDNSIYKLLTDEQKRKLQSNITRCE from the coding sequence ATGCGTAACTCATTAATGATAGCGGCCTTGTTATTACCGTGCATGGCGCTGGCGGAGCCGCCATTTTATGAAGGATCTGCTTATGGTGACTTCCGTCATCATCATCGCCACGCCGGCAAAGGAGCAGATCATTTTCCTCGACTCTTGAGTGGTATCAATTTGTCAGCCCAGCAACAAGAGGATGTCAAGAATTTATTAAATAACAGCCGCGCCAAATTCGATCCAGAACTGGAAGAAATAAAAAAAGTTGAAGAGGAACTGCATCGCCTGAGTTTTTCGAATGATTTCAGCGACAAAAAGATTCAGACCTTGCTTGACAAATCCGCATCTCTGCATAAAGAGTTGAGTATATTTAAAGCGACCGTGGATAATTCAATTTATAAACTACTGACTGACGAGCAAAAGCGGAAGCTGCAGAGCAATATAACCCGGTGTGAGTAG
- a CDS encoding type VI secretion system Vgr family protein — protein MITTAQISGTERYFGFEAANFPPDTFQVVRFEGEESISELYRFELLLASRDADINETTIVGIAAKFSLDDGYDDKKPTVYYGLIQQFTLLYKIDGWVLHKVVLMPKLWKLDMYHLSEVYLDKTRQEIFISVLLNGGLKLDDIEVRIPQPPEPLKLAYTCQYQESYLTFIARWFERLGIYWWYEEINGQEKIIFANNKLAHTDRAMRLHYLPPGELDDAPILSRRIQSLIFDTQCLPRKVLLMGYNQKRASQEVRGSAEVDEKGIGEVYLYGELLRSDDDAEKVARLRAEGIRCRGKQYHGSSNATGLRCGHFMEVSGHFRAGCNRRFLVTRVRHQGSQALSLFEKLRIRTPEPAEQNFTDDFYVADFTAIPSDVQFRPELRHPIPRIEGTLNAFIDAEGSGKYAELNERGEYKVQLPYDITDKITNKGSAWIRMASPYAGSDHGMHFPLHKGTEVLLSFENGNPDKPVILGAVCNSLYKNVVIDENQKHSVIQTGGGNSLEFHDNEGAQGIHLFSPVSNTKISIGAPLPEAKGGGADATVYGNSNPGAGYNCGGAYFSTSGDMNFTCENSFSNILGTKTSNVLGVSTSMYEGLSTSTYLLGAFSTYIGFYKPTVLGYKYDNIFGVSFKGVYGTNTDVIIGDAFKVVTGVTMEAFKTKVSEANSKLEAANFLSVTCNIKATQNNIKTAANAFKEEKSGVEKKAAAVKSEEIATKFSNVITKLDETATEVSNVAAKVETLGTEVTDIQVAMKSGVQILVP, from the coding sequence ATAGCGGCAAAATTCAGTTTGGATGACGGCTATGATGATAAAAAGCCGACGGTTTACTACGGACTGATTCAACAATTTACCCTATTGTATAAAATTGATGGCTGGGTTTTACATAAAGTGGTACTGATGCCTAAACTATGGAAGTTGGATATGTACCATTTATCCGAAGTCTACCTTGATAAAACCCGCCAGGAGATTTTTATCTCCGTGCTATTGAACGGCGGATTGAAGCTTGACGATATTGAAGTTCGGATACCTCAGCCGCCGGAACCATTAAAATTGGCTTACACCTGCCAGTATCAGGAAAGTTATCTGACTTTCATTGCGCGCTGGTTCGAACGTCTAGGAATCTATTGGTGGTATGAAGAAATTAACGGACAAGAAAAAATAATATTTGCCAACAACAAGCTGGCGCATACCGACCGGGCCATGCGGTTGCATTATCTACCGCCAGGAGAACTTGATGACGCGCCTATCTTATCGCGCAGGATTCAAAGCCTGATATTCGATACCCAATGCCTGCCGCGCAAGGTTTTACTGATGGGATACAATCAGAAACGCGCGAGCCAGGAAGTTCGCGGATCGGCGGAGGTGGATGAGAAGGGTATCGGGGAAGTTTATTTGTACGGGGAATTACTTAGGAGCGATGACGATGCCGAAAAAGTAGCGCGTTTGCGCGCCGAGGGCATCCGCTGCCGTGGAAAACAATATCACGGCAGCAGCAACGCGACCGGTCTGCGTTGCGGTCACTTCATGGAAGTAAGCGGTCACTTCCGGGCCGGCTGCAATCGCCGCTTCCTGGTGACTCGTGTACGCCATCAGGGTTCTCAGGCGCTCAGCCTGTTTGAAAAACTTAGAATCAGAACGCCGGAGCCGGCGGAGCAGAATTTCACCGATGACTTCTATGTCGCCGACTTTACCGCGATTCCATCGGATGTACAGTTTCGTCCGGAGTTGCGTCATCCCATTCCACGTATCGAAGGTACGCTGAATGCATTTATCGACGCGGAAGGCAGCGGGAAATATGCCGAGTTAAACGAGCGTGGCGAATATAAAGTGCAACTGCCGTATGATATTACAGATAAAATTACCAACAAGGGCTCGGCATGGATACGCATGGCCTCGCCTTATGCCGGTTCCGACCACGGTATGCATTTCCCGTTGCACAAGGGCACGGAAGTGCTACTGTCTTTCGAAAACGGCAACCCGGATAAACCGGTTATTCTCGGCGCTGTATGCAATTCTCTTTATAAGAATGTCGTTATAGATGAAAATCAAAAACATTCCGTGATTCAAACCGGAGGCGGTAACAGCCTTGAATTTCATGATAACGAGGGCGCGCAGGGAATTCATCTGTTCTCACCGGTAAGCAACACAAAAATCAGCATAGGCGCGCCGTTACCCGAAGCGAAAGGGGGCGGTGCGGATGCTACTGTTTATGGAAACAGTAATCCCGGTGCAGGTTATAATTGCGGTGGAGCTTATTTTTCTACCAGCGGCGATATGAACTTTACATGTGAAAATTCGTTTTCTAATATTTTAGGAACAAAAACCTCAAATGTCTTAGGCGTTAGCACTTCAATGTATGAGGGGCTTTCTACTTCTACTTATTTGCTTGGAGCATTTTCTACTTATATTGGATTTTATAAACCTACTGTTTTAGGTTACAAATACGACAACATATTCGGAGTTTCATTTAAAGGTGTTTATGGTACCAACACCGATGTAATAATTGGAGACGCCTTTAAAGTCGTGACAGGAGTTACGATGGAGGCTTTTAAAACCAAGGTAAGCGAAGCTAATAGCAAGCTGGAGGCGGCCAACTTTTTATCAGTTACATGCAATATAAAAGCCACACAGAATAATATAAAAACCGCTGCTAATGCATTTAAAGAAGAAAAAAGTGGCGTAGAAAAGAAAGCTGCGGCAGTTAAGTCGGAAGAGATTGCAACCAAGTTTTCAAATGTTATAACAAAATTGGATGAAACCGCAACAGAAGTATCAAATGTAGCCGCGAAAGTTGAAACACTTGGCACCGAAGTGACCGATATACAAGTGGCTATGAAAAGTGGCGTTCAAATTTTGGTGCCATAA